A DNA window from Solanum lycopersicum chromosome 3, SLM_r2.1 contains the following coding sequences:
- the LOC101260407 gene encoding COBRA-like protein 4 isoform X2: protein MVLNFCCICCKNSVISMWMNVSAAYDPLDPNGNITIKWDVMSWTPDGYVAVVTMNNFQMYRHIMSPGWTLGWTWAKKEVIWTMIGAQATEQGDCSKFKGNIPHCCKKTPTVVDMLPGVPYNQQFTNCCKGGVLASWGQDPQSSVSAFQVSVGQAGTTNKTVKLPKNFTLLGPGPGYTCSPAKIVPPTKFFTPDLRRKTQALMTWNLTCTYSQFVAQKHPRCCVSLSTFYNETITSCPSCACGCENKHKCIKSDSKLLSMVGVNTPRKDNAPLLQCTQHMCPVRIHWHVKLNYKEYWRVKITVTNFNYRVNYTQWTLVAQHPNLNNVTQVFSFDYKPLVPYQSINDTGMFYGMKFYNDLLMEAGPAGNVQSEVLLQKNKDTFTLKQGWAFPRKVYFNGDECMLPPPDSYPYLPNFAHQNLDAFSTLFRSMLLILLVLF from the exons ATGGTACTTAATTTTTGTTGTATATGTTGTAAGAATTCAGTAATTAGTATGTGGATGAATGTTTCAGCTGCTTATGATCCATTGGATCCCAATGGGAATATAACTATTAAATGGGATGTCATGTCTTGGACTCCTGATGGCTATGTT GCTGTGGTAACGATGAACAACTTCCAAATGTACCGACACATTATGAGCCCTGGGTGGACATTAGGGTGGACATGGGCGAAGAAAGAAGTGATATGGACTATGATTGGTGCTCAAGCTACAGAACAAGGTGATTGCTCGAAATTCAAAGGAAATATTCCGCATTGTTGCAAGAAGACTCCCACTGTTGTAGATATGCTCCCTGGAGTACCTTATAACCAACAATTTACTAATTGTTGTAAAG GTGGAGTTTTGGCTTCTTGGGGCCAAGATCCTCAATCTTCCGTCTCTGCTTTTCAAGTTAGTGTTGGTCAAGCTGGTACCACAAACAAGACTGTAAAACTCCCCAAGAACTTCACTTTGCTTGGACCTGGACCAGGTTACACTTGTAGTCCTGCAAAGATTGTCCCGCCAACCAAATTCTTCACACCTGATCtaagaagaaaaactcaagCACTCA TGACATGGAATTTAACATGCACATACTCTCAGTTTGTAGCTCAAAAACATCCAAGATGTTGTGTCTCCCTCTCAACTTTCTACAATGAAACCATTACTTCTTGTCCTTCTTGTGCTTGCGGTTGTGAGAACAAACACAAATGCATCAA GAGCGATTCCAAGCTACTCAGTATGGTGGGGGTAAACACTCCACGAAAAGACAATGCACCATTACTACAGTGCACCCAACATATGTGCCCCGTTAGAATCCATTGGCATGTGAAACTCAACTATAAGGAATATTGGAGAGTCAAGATTACTGTTACCAACTTCAATTACAGGGTCAATTACACACAGTGGACTCTTGTTGCTCAACATCCAAATCTTAACAATGTAACTCAAGTTTTTAGCTTTGATTACAAGCCTCTTGTTCCATATCAATCAATAA ATGACACAGGTATGTTCTACGGTATGAAGTTCTACAATGACTTACTTATGGAAGCAGGGCCAGCTGGAAATGTTCAATCAGAAGTTCTTCTCCAGAAAAATAAGGATACTTTTACCCTTAAACAAGGATGGGCATTTCCTCGAAAAGTATACTTCAATGGCGATGAGTGCATGCTACCACCACCAGATAGTTATCCATATTTACCCAATTTTGCCCACCAGAATCTGGATGCTTTTTCAACATTGTTTCGTTCTATGCTTTTGATTTTACTTGTTCTGTTTTGA
- the LOC101260407 gene encoding COBRA-like protein 4 isoform X1 yields the protein MLQSSLRQKNRKTHQIFALRFRKANNNIKQSPMKKRRSAYDPLDPNGNITIKWDVMSWTPDGYVAVVTMNNFQMYRHIMSPGWTLGWTWAKKEVIWTMIGAQATEQGDCSKFKGNIPHCCKKTPTVVDMLPGVPYNQQFTNCCKGGVLASWGQDPQSSVSAFQVSVGQAGTTNKTVKLPKNFTLLGPGPGYTCSPAKIVPPTKFFTPDLRRKTQALMTWNLTCTYSQFVAQKHPRCCVSLSTFYNETITSCPSCACGCENKHKCIKSDSKLLSMVGVNTPRKDNAPLLQCTQHMCPVRIHWHVKLNYKEYWRVKITVTNFNYRVNYTQWTLVAQHPNLNNVTQVFSFDYKPLVPYQSINDTGMFYGMKFYNDLLMEAGPAGNVQSEVLLQKNKDTFTLKQGWAFPRKVYFNGDECMLPPPDSYPYLPNFAHQNLDAFSTLFRSMLLILLVLF from the exons ATGTTACAGTCAAGTTTGAGGCAGAAAAATAGGAAGACTCACCAAATCTTTGCTTTAAGATTCAGAAAGGCCAACAACAATATAAAACAGAGTCCTATGAAGAAAAGGAGAT CTGCTTATGATCCATTGGATCCCAATGGGAATATAACTATTAAATGGGATGTCATGTCTTGGACTCCTGATGGCTATGTT GCTGTGGTAACGATGAACAACTTCCAAATGTACCGACACATTATGAGCCCTGGGTGGACATTAGGGTGGACATGGGCGAAGAAAGAAGTGATATGGACTATGATTGGTGCTCAAGCTACAGAACAAGGTGATTGCTCGAAATTCAAAGGAAATATTCCGCATTGTTGCAAGAAGACTCCCACTGTTGTAGATATGCTCCCTGGAGTACCTTATAACCAACAATTTACTAATTGTTGTAAAG GTGGAGTTTTGGCTTCTTGGGGCCAAGATCCTCAATCTTCCGTCTCTGCTTTTCAAGTTAGTGTTGGTCAAGCTGGTACCACAAACAAGACTGTAAAACTCCCCAAGAACTTCACTTTGCTTGGACCTGGACCAGGTTACACTTGTAGTCCTGCAAAGATTGTCCCGCCAACCAAATTCTTCACACCTGATCtaagaagaaaaactcaagCACTCA TGACATGGAATTTAACATGCACATACTCTCAGTTTGTAGCTCAAAAACATCCAAGATGTTGTGTCTCCCTCTCAACTTTCTACAATGAAACCATTACTTCTTGTCCTTCTTGTGCTTGCGGTTGTGAGAACAAACACAAATGCATCAA GAGCGATTCCAAGCTACTCAGTATGGTGGGGGTAAACACTCCACGAAAAGACAATGCACCATTACTACAGTGCACCCAACATATGTGCCCCGTTAGAATCCATTGGCATGTGAAACTCAACTATAAGGAATATTGGAGAGTCAAGATTACTGTTACCAACTTCAATTACAGGGTCAATTACACACAGTGGACTCTTGTTGCTCAACATCCAAATCTTAACAATGTAACTCAAGTTTTTAGCTTTGATTACAAGCCTCTTGTTCCATATCAATCAATAA ATGACACAGGTATGTTCTACGGTATGAAGTTCTACAATGACTTACTTATGGAAGCAGGGCCAGCTGGAAATGTTCAATCAGAAGTTCTTCTCCAGAAAAATAAGGATACTTTTACCCTTAAACAAGGATGGGCATTTCCTCGAAAAGTATACTTCAATGGCGATGAGTGCATGCTACCACCACCAGATAGTTATCCATATTTACCCAATTTTGCCCACCAGAATCTGGATGCTTTTTCAACATTGTTTCGTTCTATGCTTTTGATTTTACTTGTTCTGTTTTGA
- the LOC101260407 gene encoding COBRA-like protein 4 isoform X3 has protein sequence MRIYLITLIGLLFGYAAAYDPLDPNGNITIKWDVMSWTPDGYVAVVTMNNFQMYRHIMSPGWTLGWTWAKKEVIWTMIGAQATEQGDCSKFKGNIPHCCKKTPTVVDMLPGVPYNQQFTNCCKGGVLASWGQDPQSSVSAFQVSVGQAGTTNKTVKLPKNFTLLGPGPGYTCSPAKIVPPTKFFTPDLRRKTQALMTWNLTCTYSQFVAQKHPRCCVSLSTFYNETITSCPSCACGCENKHKCIKSDSKLLSMVGVNTPRKDNAPLLQCTQHMCPVRIHWHVKLNYKEYWRVKITVTNFNYRVNYTQWTLVAQHPNLNNVTQVFSFDYKPLVPYQSINDTGMFYGMKFYNDLLMEAGPAGNVQSEVLLQKNKDTFTLKQGWAFPRKVYFNGDECMLPPPDSYPYLPNFAHQNLDAFSTLFRSMLLILLVLF, from the exons atgaggaTTTATTTGATCACTCTAATTGGCCTTTTGTTTGGTTATGCAG CTGCTTATGATCCATTGGATCCCAATGGGAATATAACTATTAAATGGGATGTCATGTCTTGGACTCCTGATGGCTATGTT GCTGTGGTAACGATGAACAACTTCCAAATGTACCGACACATTATGAGCCCTGGGTGGACATTAGGGTGGACATGGGCGAAGAAAGAAGTGATATGGACTATGATTGGTGCTCAAGCTACAGAACAAGGTGATTGCTCGAAATTCAAAGGAAATATTCCGCATTGTTGCAAGAAGACTCCCACTGTTGTAGATATGCTCCCTGGAGTACCTTATAACCAACAATTTACTAATTGTTGTAAAG GTGGAGTTTTGGCTTCTTGGGGCCAAGATCCTCAATCTTCCGTCTCTGCTTTTCAAGTTAGTGTTGGTCAAGCTGGTACCACAAACAAGACTGTAAAACTCCCCAAGAACTTCACTTTGCTTGGACCTGGACCAGGTTACACTTGTAGTCCTGCAAAGATTGTCCCGCCAACCAAATTCTTCACACCTGATCtaagaagaaaaactcaagCACTCA TGACATGGAATTTAACATGCACATACTCTCAGTTTGTAGCTCAAAAACATCCAAGATGTTGTGTCTCCCTCTCAACTTTCTACAATGAAACCATTACTTCTTGTCCTTCTTGTGCTTGCGGTTGTGAGAACAAACACAAATGCATCAA GAGCGATTCCAAGCTACTCAGTATGGTGGGGGTAAACACTCCACGAAAAGACAATGCACCATTACTACAGTGCACCCAACATATGTGCCCCGTTAGAATCCATTGGCATGTGAAACTCAACTATAAGGAATATTGGAGAGTCAAGATTACTGTTACCAACTTCAATTACAGGGTCAATTACACACAGTGGACTCTTGTTGCTCAACATCCAAATCTTAACAATGTAACTCAAGTTTTTAGCTTTGATTACAAGCCTCTTGTTCCATATCAATCAATAA ATGACACAGGTATGTTCTACGGTATGAAGTTCTACAATGACTTACTTATGGAAGCAGGGCCAGCTGGAAATGTTCAATCAGAAGTTCTTCTCCAGAAAAATAAGGATACTTTTACCCTTAAACAAGGATGGGCATTTCCTCGAAAAGTATACTTCAATGGCGATGAGTGCATGCTACCACCACCAGATAGTTATCCATATTTACCCAATTTTGCCCACCAGAATCTGGATGCTTTTTCAACATTGTTTCGTTCTATGCTTTTGATTTTACTTGTTCTGTTTTGA